From the genome of Thermus sediminis, one region includes:
- a CDS encoding beta propeller repeat protein, whose amino-acid sequence MKGAFRLLALSLGLALLFSTCGGQAQSDFTLSLNPASLTIRQGESGRTTLTLTPQGGFTGQVSLSLVDGNGNPVPLVTLSPTTVSVTGPNPVTQTLTVNVASGAPRGSYSLQVRATSGNLTRTASLSLTVAAAGGTTWTVRRSGTDTYLVGVTYGNGLFVAVGWDGIILTSPDGVNWTQQSSGTDTPLSGVTYGNGLFVAVGWKGIILTSPDGVNWTRTRKVSRTDDLLWGVTYGNGLFVAVGWDGIILTSRDGVNWTEQDSGTERYLEGVIYGNGLFVTVGHGGTILTSPDGKNWTRRDSGTEKVLKRVTYGNGLFVAVGWDGIILTSPDGVDWTEQDSGTDNRLLGITHGNGLFVAVGWDGIILTSPDGVNWTEQDSGTDNWLLGITHGNGLFVAVGWDGTILTSP is encoded by the coding sequence ATGAAGGGCGCATTTAGGCTTCTGGCTCTCTCCTTGGGGCTGGCCCTTCTCTTCTCCACGTGCGGAGGACAGGCCCAGTCGGACTTCACCCTTTCTCTCAACCCCGCGAGCCTCACCATTCGGCAGGGGGAAAGCGGGCGGACCACCCTCACCCTCACCCCGCAGGGGGGCTTTACGGGGCAGGTGAGCCTCTCCCTGGTGGACGGGAACGGGAACCCGGTTCCATTGGTCACCCTCTCCCCCACCACGGTGAGCGTGACCGGCCCCAACCCTGTGACCCAGACCCTCACCGTCAATGTGGCCAGCGGCGCGCCAAGGGGGAGCTACAGCCTCCAGGTCCGGGCCACCTCAGGGAATCTCACCAGGACAGCGAGCCTGAGCCTCACGGTAGCCGCCGCGGGCGGCACTACTTGGACGGTGCGGCGCTCGGGGACGGACACGTACCTCGTGGGCGTCACCTACGGGAATGGCCTCTTTGTGGCCGTGGGGTGGGATGGCATCATCCTCACCTCCCCAGACGGGGTGAACTGGACGCAGCAGTCCTCGGGGACGGATACGCCCCTCTCTGGCGTCACCTACGGGAATGGCCTCTTTGTGGCGGTGGGGTGGAAGGGCATCATCCTCACCTCCCCGGACGGGGTGAACTGGACGAGGACGAGGAAGGTCTCGAGGACAGACGACCTCCTTTGGGGCGTCACCTACGGGAATGGCCTCTTTGTGGCGGTGGGGTGGGATGGCATCATCCTCACTTCCCGGGACGGGGTGAACTGGACAGAGCAGGACTCGGGGACGGAAAGGTACCTTGAGGGCGTCATCTACGGAAACGGTCTCTTCGTGACCGTGGGCCACGGGGGCACCATCCTCACCTCCCCGGATGGCAAGAACTGGACGAGGCGGGATTCGGGGACGGAAAAGGTCCTTAAGAGGGTCACCTACGGGAATGGCCTCTTTGTGGCGGTGGGGTGGGATGGCATCATCCTCACCTCCCCAGACGGGGTGGACTGGACAGAGCAGGACTCGGGGACAGACAACCGGCTTTTGGGCATCACCCACGGGAATGGCCTCTTTGTGGCCGTGGGGTGGGATGGCATCATCCTCACCTCCCCGGACGGGGTGAACTGGACAGAGCAGGACTCGGGGACAGACAACTGGCTTTTGGGCATCACCCACGGGAATGGCCTCTTTGTGGCCGTGGGGTGGGATGGCACCATCCTTACCTCCCCCTGA